The Polluticoccus soli sequence TGCATACAGGAAAAGTTCCAACTCGTCAAGCAACCTGTTTTTCGAACTATCAGAATTCTGTATAACAACGTCCGATATCTTTTTCAGCTGCAATTCATCGCTCGAACTTAATTCCTTGTCGATGTAAAGTATTACAGGAATATTCTTCGCTTTTGCCATAGTATGTAGACGCTTTGCCTCCGCAGTGCCATTGGCCAGGTCTTTACCTATATCTACAACCACGCAATCATATGAGGCCGTCTCAATTTGCTGAGCGGCATCTGGCTCAGAAAGAGCATACACAACATCTGCGTCGGGATAACGCTCCGACAATACGTTGCTGATGGTGTCATCTTTAATGTATTCTCCCGCTACGATCAGTATCTTCTTTACTTCCGCGGAAATATGCTTCGATATCGACAAAAATGCTTCTTCCAGCACATCCTTGTCTATTGGCTTTTTCAGGTAGGCAATTGCCGAATCTTTTAACCTATCAAGGTTATCCATAGCCGACATGACGTGCACAGGTATGCGTCGCAGCTTTTCGTCAGACTTAAATATCTTAAGTAGCGACCAGCCATCCAGCACCGGCAATTGCATGTCGAGTATTATTGCAGAAGGTTTGTACTTGTTGGCATAGTACAAGCCTTCGTCGCCTTTCAGCGCTACAATGGTTTTGAATTTCTTCTCCCGGGCAAAATCCTGCACCAGCTTTGCAAATTGCGGGTCGTCTTCTATAATGAGCATCACCTTATCCCCTTTGCCTATCTGCTCACGATCGTCCGCTACATCATGCTGAGTGATCACGTTATTCGTTAGCTCCTCTATAGGTACTTGCCTCTCTTCTGCTGCATGCAGGTCATCCGATGCTGGCGTAGTCTGCAGGTCGGTCTTTTCCAACGGCAGGTAGATATAAAAAGTGCTGCCCTTTCCTTCTTCGCTTACCACTTTCAGTTCACCTCCCAATCGTTTCACTAATTCTTTGCTGATGGAAAGACCAAGGCCAGTGCCACCATATTTACGGCTGGTAGAACCGTCTGCCTGTTGAAATGCCTCAAATATCAACTGCTGCTTGTCCGGAGAAATACCAATCCCGGTGTCAGCAACTGATATTTCCAACGCACGGTTCGAATTCAGTAATCGGTCAGAAACAAAATTACCCGCGCCGTTGACTACATTGAATGACAAAGTGACGGCTCCATCCTTTGGTGTAAACTTGAAAGCATTCGACAACAGGTTTTTGATCACCTGCTCGAGTCTCTGCTTATCTGTAACTATATGTTCAGGCGTACGCGAGCTCTTTTCAACAACGTAATTAATACCTTTTTGCTCGGCTAGTACGGTGAACGTTTGCCGTATATCTTCCATTATGCCTTTTACGTTCACGTCTTCAAAATGGAAATCGATCTTGCCGGCTTCTATCTTCGAAAGATCCAGTATATCGTTGATAAGATTTAGCAGGTCTGTACCGGATTTATGAATGATCCTGGAGTATTCTACCTGCTTATCTGTTAGATTAGCCGATTTATTTTCCGATAATAGTTTGGCAAGTATCAAAACACTATTCAAAGGTGTACGCAACTCGTGCGACATGTTTGCCAGGAATTCCGATTTATACTTACTCGTAATCTCCAGCTCACGCGCTTTATTCGCAAGCGCCCTGCGCGACACTTCCACCGCTTCATTTTTCTCTTCAAGTTCAGCATTTATTTGCCTCAGTTCTTCTTCCTGTACACGTAATTCTTCTTCCGATGCCTGTAGCACCTCGGCTTGCCTCGTTAATTCTTCATTCGTTTGTCTAAGTTCTTCCTGCTGATTTTGAAGATGCACTTTCTGTTCCTGCACCTGTGCCAGCAAGACCATTACCTTATCACGTGCATCTGCAGCATTGATAGCAATAGCTATGTTATCAGAAACACTATCCACAAGTTGTATTTGCGAAGGAGTGAAAGATTGAAAATTGGCAATCTCCAAAACACCTTTCAGCTCACTATTTGTAACCAGCGGCAAACAGAGTATTTCTCCGGGTTGCAAACCACCTGCTGCCGACTGCAACTTCCAATAGCTGCCAGGAACATTTTTCGTAATAAGCATTTCTCTAACAGTGGCAGCATGTCCTACCAATCCTTCCCCTATCTTATACCTGCGAAGCGCGTCTCCCGGAAGAGAAGCAGCAGCTCTCATCACCAATTCCTGTCGTTCGTCATCATAAACATACAATGCTGCAGCAGGCGCATCGATGTATCTGACTAATGCCTGCACCACATTCCGGGAAAGCGTCTCCATATCGCCAGCTCCCTGCAAGTTGTCATTAACCGCAGATACACCACTTAGCAACCAGTTCTTTTCATTTGCAGCCTCATTCAGTTGGTGTACTTCATGTAGATTCTCACGCACTTTTTCTTCTGCTCTCTGCCTGCTTCTGAACTCTTTGATGATGAAATAAATAAGCAACAAGATGATGATCTGCACCAGGATCGTCCCGATGATAGATATTGCACTCGCCCTGGCGAGAGCAGCTTTGTTTGATGCCTGCCGTTCATCGAGCAATTTTCTTTCTACGTCCAGCATGATACCAACAGCCGCTCGCACCTTGTCCATGTACTGTCGCTCCTCTTTGGTTATCCTAACGATATCCTCATGGGTGTAGTGGGAAACATCGGTAGGCAGGCCGTCCCAGAAGCGGATGATAGCATTAACCGATGTAATCACTTGTTCCGCATTCTTTGACTGTACAGGGTTGTCAGAAACTAGTAATCTTAGCTGCTCCATGGCCGGCAACAGCGCCTGGTGGTTCGCATAGTAAGCGTCAAGAAAAGAACGGTCACCTGTTGCGCGATAGCCCCGACGCCGCGTCTGCATTTCGGTCGCATTATTTTGTACTTCGTTGATCTTATTCATCACCCGGTAGGAATGCGCAACCCAATCACTTTCAACAGCCTGTTGGCGAAAAGTAAGGTAGTTGGCGACACCGATGAATATGGCTATAATGATGGCAAGTGAGAAACCCAGAAACAATTTTCTGTTGGCGGAAAGCTTCATAATAGAAAGATACAGGAATAAAATTAATATACCGTTGTCATAAAACAGGTGATGAACATCACCTTCACCTGTTTTACCGATTCCCCACAACATATTAATTTTGCCGTCAAATGCTTGAAATGAGTTTAAAGAACGTACTCTATGTGGGGTTGTTGGGGGTAGCAGCATTTGCTGCCGGGTGTAAAAAAGACAAAAACGATTCACCTTCAGACGAGGTGCTTATTGAAAGTGATGCCTCAGGACTGGGCAGTCGCGTCCATACATCTGAGGCAGGTGTGATCGTAATAGATGGCAGCGCCGGCGAGCAAAAAAAAACCACTGCTGACACTTCCAGCAATGAATACCCACTTGAACTCGTTGCATCGGTATCTGCTCCCATTAATGGAGGCGACACGCTTCGTGCTACGCACGTAGAGATTAATGGCAATTATGCCTATATTTCTTATAACACAGAAGGCGCTAAATACAAAGGCGCTATCGACGTTTTTAATATCAGTACTGCCAGCACACCTACATTGGTTTCCAGCGTAGTTTTTACAGGCATCGACATCAATGCGATAGCTTACCTGGATAACAAACTTTTCTTTGCAGGAGCTAAAGACCCGGGCTCTTCGAGCTACCCCGCAGTTGTGGGATACATTCAACTTCAAAACGGCACACCAACATCGACCGTGCAAACCGTACATTATACCGGATACGCCGGTACGGGCATCATTGCAGCTGACAACAAAATATATGCGACCACCGGTAACATTGGCGGCCTTTTTATCGTCGACCCTGCTAATTTACAGCAGACGAACGCTATCAACATTGGAGATGCAAGAAGCGTAGCGGCCAACAGTAGCGTGTATGCTGTACAAAGTGGAACCGGCGGCGTTAACATTTATAACAAGTCGAATAATGGTTACGTAAAAAATATCAGCCTGGGTAATGACGTTGCAGAGGCAAAACGCACTATGGATTTTAACGGCAACTATCTGCTGATCGCAAATGGACTGGGTGGCATTAAATACTACGATGTGAATTCGGGGGCAAAAGTTGGTGAGATCACGCTCCCTACCAGTCTGCCAAACGTTGTGAACAGTAATGACATAGTAACCAATGCCGTAACATTCAATAACAAGCTGATATTTGCAGCAAATGGCGCGGCTGGTACGTATGTGTGTATAGAAAATTCCAATGATCATTCACTCAACCTGGTCGGTTCTTTCGGTTTCGGAATCGGGAACTCTATCAATTACGTAAAAAGCAAAGACAACTACTTATTCGTTGCAGCAGGCCGAGGAGGCATGAAGATTATTAAGATCACCCCACCTTCAATTGCAGCAACGTGCATAGGACTGCCCGCTTACACCGGCAATACCAATATGACCATCAGCTCTAACCAGCAGCAGCAATATGGCGGCTCTATCTCGCTGAACTCACTGACCATAAGCAGTAATTCAAGCTTGTTTTATTGCGGCACTATGGCCATCGCCAATAATTCAGAAGTGAAAAGCAATAGCATGTTCCAGATGCAAGGTTCGCTTGCCTTTGGATCATCGGGTAAGACATTCACCGTAAAAAGCAATGCTACGCTGAAGATACAAGGCAACGTAACTATTTACGGAAACCTTGATCTGAACAGCAATTGCACACTCGAATTCGTCGGCACCAACAATACGATCACCGTCAACGGCAACGTAACAAAAGGATCGGGTGTAACGATAAAAGGAACGTATACTGATACTAACAATAAACTTTAAGAAAAGAACTACCCAACATTAAGCGAGGCCCGACGTTTGTCGGGCCTCGCTTTTTTATAAGCTTTTTTATAACTTTCACGTTACAATAACCTTTTATGAAAAAAGCTGCTG is a genomic window containing:
- a CDS encoding response regulator, which gives rise to MLWGIGKTGEGDVHHLFYDNGILILFLYLSIMKLSANRKLFLGFSLAIIIAIFIGVANYLTFRQQAVESDWVAHSYRVMNKINEVQNNATEMQTRRRGYRATGDRSFLDAYYANHQALLPAMEQLRLLVSDNPVQSKNAEQVITSVNAIIRFWDGLPTDVSHYTHEDIVRITKEERQYMDKVRAAVGIMLDVERKLLDERQASNKAALARASAISIIGTILVQIIILLLIYFIIKEFRSRQRAEEKVRENLHEVHQLNEAANEKNWLLSGVSAVNDNLQGAGDMETLSRNVVQALVRYIDAPAAALYVYDDERQELVMRAAASLPGDALRRYKIGEGLVGHAATVREMLITKNVPGSYWKLQSAAGGLQPGEILCLPLVTNSELKGVLEIANFQSFTPSQIQLVDSVSDNIAIAINAADARDKVMVLLAQVQEQKVHLQNQQEELRQTNEELTRQAEVLQASEEELRVQEEELRQINAELEEKNEAVEVSRRALANKARELEITSKYKSEFLANMSHELRTPLNSVLILAKLLSENKSANLTDKQVEYSRIIHKSGTDLLNLINDILDLSKIEAGKIDFHFEDVNVKGIMEDIRQTFTVLAEQKGINYVVEKSSRTPEHIVTDKQRLEQVIKNLLSNAFKFTPKDGAVTLSFNVVNGAGNFVSDRLLNSNRALEISVADTGIGISPDKQQLIFEAFQQADGSTSRKYGGTGLGLSISKELVKRLGGELKVVSEEGKGSTFYIYLPLEKTDLQTTPASDDLHAAEERQVPIEELTNNVITQHDVADDREQIGKGDKVMLIIEDDPQFAKLVQDFAREKKFKTIVALKGDEGLYYANKYKPSAIILDMQLPVLDGWSLLKIFKSDEKLRRIPVHVMSAMDNLDRLKDSAIAYLKKPIDKDVLEEAFLSISKHISAEVKKILIVAGEYIKDDTISNVLSERYPDADVVYALSEPDAAQQIETASYDCVVVDIGKDLANGTAEAKRLHTMAKAKNIPVILYIDKELSSSDELQLKKISDVVIQNSDSSKNRLLDELELFLYAVDEHKTVPQAKGPDRMMEKSLKGRKVLLADDDMRNVFALSTLLEEQEMVVVAAENGKDAISQLNEHPDTDIVLMDVMMPEMDGYEATRLIRSDVRFKGLPIIALTAKAMHGDREKSIQAGASDYITKPVDSSKLFSLMRVWLSA